A genomic segment from Sparus aurata chromosome 20, fSpaAur1.1, whole genome shotgun sequence encodes:
- the LOC115570749 gene encoding neoverrucotoxin subunit beta-like, which produces MSSEVMNIAALGRPFTLGMLYDARKDELIPGFTLWDQKTLKEKTVETSKRSSNFKVSASDSIESKSSLLDIEASLKVSFLCGLVEVGGSAKYLNDKKKFKNQSRVTCRYNATTHFNQLSVIQGETMNTQQLDVIKKGTATHVVTGILYGADAFFVFDSEKLEDSSVKDIQGHMEAVIKKIPSFNVEGQADIKLTEEEKELTNKFSCKFYGDFILQSNPASFEEAVKTFVELPKLLGEDGDKSVPVKVWLTPLKVFDTTAAELMRELSVGLVWKVQNALEDLREIQMRCNDSLEDTVVQNLPQIQEDLNKFQNCCNLYISNLQMNVAKKLLSIREGKEDESSIKKLCEDRNKSPFSHEKLDNWLDHKEREINVIRSCVEMMEGTKIVHDESELDREVLATGVDDALCFVFTSLQSADLGLDEMDQYLDSVRGSTNEDPWYYSGDVLTKMREKAKSFQDIAKSLKSNSRFRFLVAAITNEKYTGATIYHYRNGILLTEDFSKPNIPDVETVTDRRDLLWHACDLTLDSDTVNKELTLSEGNKKATEGPEQWYPDLPQRFDQWRQVLCREKLTGRCYWEVEWKSSKVEVTAGVCYRGMARKGLNDLSKLGGNKLSWGLRYNNVMAFVGLQELSAEHDQSHKLPVPSSFSRLGVYLDWSAGTLSYYNVSSDTLSHIYTFHTKFTEPVYPGFMVWVDSSMSLCL; this is translated from the exons ATGTCCTCAGAAGTCATGAACATCGCTGCCCTGGGTCGACCTTTCACCCTAGGAATGCTCTATGATGCTCGCAAAGATGAACTGATCCCAG GTTTCACATTGTGGGATCAAAAAACTCTGAAAGAGAAGACAGTTGAAACCTCTAAACGATCCAGTAACTTTAAAGTCTCTGCATCTGACTCCATTGAATCCAAGTCCTCTCTGTTGGACATTGAAGCTTCTCTGAAGGTCAGTTTCCTGTGTGGACTGGTTGAAGTTGGAGGATCTGCCAAGTATCTGAATGATAAGAAGAAATTCaagaatcagagcagagtgacgTGTCGGTACAACGCTACCACACACTTCAATCAGTTGTCAGTGATTCAAGGTGaaaccatgaacacacaacagtTAGATGTCATCAAGAAGGGCACGGCAACACATGTAGTCACAGGAATCCTTTATGGGGCAgatgctttctttgtgtttgacagtgaGAAGTTAGAAGACAGCAGCGTTAAGGACATCCAGGGCCACATGGAGGCTGTGATCAAGAAGATCCCCTCATTTAATGTTGAGGGTCAAGCTGACATCAAGCtgactgaggaagaaaaagaactgACCAACAAATTCTCCTGCAAATTCTACGGAGACTTCATTCTTCAAAGCAACCCTGCATCATTTGAAGAGGCAGTGAAGACCTTCGTAGAGCTTCCGAAGCTGTTGGGAGAAGATGGAGATAAGAGTGTGCCAGTGAAGGTCTGGTTGACGCCTCTGAAGGTCTTTGACACGACTGCAGCTGAGCTGATGAGAGAGCTCAGCGTTGGATTAGTGTGGAAGGTGCAGAATGCTCTCGAAGATTTAAGAGAAATACAAATGAGATGCAACGATTCTCTGGAAGACACAGTGGTACAGAATCTTCCACAGATCCAAGAAGATTTAAACAAGTTCCAAAACTGTTGTAATCTTTACATATCTAACCTCCAGATGAACGTGGCGAAGAAACTTCTCTCAATCCGTGAAGGTAAAGAAGACGAGAGCTCAATAAAGAAACTCTGTGAAGACAGAAACAAGTCaccattcagtcatgaaaaactAGACAATTGGCTGGatcataaagagagagaaatcaacGTCATCAGGTCCTGTGTGGAAATGATGGAGGGAACAAAGATCGTCCATGATGAGTCAGAGCTGGACAGAGAGGTTCTTGCTACAGGTGTCGATGATGCTCTGTGCTTCGTCTTCACCTCCCTGCAGAGTGCTGACCTCGGCCTGGATGAGATGGACCAATACCTGGATTCAGTTAGAGGAAGTACCAATGAAGACCCATGGTACTACTCAGGTGATGTTTTAaccaaaatgagagaaaaagccAAATCTTTCCAAGATATTGCCAAATCTTTAAAGAGCAACAGCAGATTCCGTTTCCTGGTAGCTGCCATCACAAATGAGAAATACACCGGAGCAACCATCTACCACTACAGGAACGGCATTCTGCTCACTGAGGATTTCTCAAAGCCGAACATCCCTGATGTGGAGACTGTCACAGACAGAAGAGATTTACTCTGGC ACGCCTGTGATCTCACTCTGGACTcagacacagtaaacaaagagcTCACTCTGTCTGAGGGAAACAAGAAGGCAACAGAAGGACCAGAACAGTGGTATCCTGACCTCCCACAGAGATTTGATCAATGGCGTCAGGTTctctgcagagagaagctgaCTGGGCGCTgctactgggaggtggagtggaaaAGTTCTAAGGTCGAAGTTACTGCAGGTGTTTGCTACAGAGGGATGGCAAGGAAAGGATTAAATGACCTGTCCAAGCTCGGAGGGAATAAACTGTCCTGGGGTTTAAGATACAACAATGTTATGGCATTTGTAGGTTTACAAGAACTCTCTGCAGAACATGATCAGAGCCATAAGTTACCTGttccttcttccttctctcGTCTGGGAGTGTATCTGGACTGgtctgctggcactctgtcttACTATAATGTCTCATCTGACACTCTGAGCCACATCTACACCTTCCACACCAAGTTCACTGAGCCTGTTTACCCAGGCTTCATGGTTTGGGTAGACTCCAgcatgtctctgtgtctgtaa